The following are encoded together in the Synechococcales cyanobacterium T60_A2020_003 genome:
- a CDS encoding M48 family metalloprotease: protein MLHFISIPVRLVWRRWFYGLMSVVVALGIVVGTPQAGQAISWVDLILRGIQVIQLSSLSDSQEVSLGEQINEQLVNSEFQLYNNRDVREYVDEVGQRLVPDSTRPDIPYVFQVVRDDSVNAFATMGGYVYVTTGLLKAADNEAELAGVLGHEIGHIAARHSVKQMRELAIAQGIATAAGLDTNTAVAIGVELALRRPHSREAEFEADQLGLENMRQSGYAPVAMVTFMEKLLGGGSIPAFLSTHPATSDRIEALNTMIDVDTASAGEGLNESNYRSRISALL from the coding sequence ATGTTGCACTTCATCTCGATTCCCGTACGACTCGTTTGGCGTCGCTGGTTTTACGGTCTAATGTCGGTCGTTGTCGCTCTCGGCATTGTTGTGGGCACTCCCCAAGCAGGTCAGGCCATTTCTTGGGTGGATTTGATTTTGCGCGGTATTCAAGTCATCCAGCTATCGAGCTTGTCGGACAGCCAAGAGGTCTCCCTAGGAGAACAAATCAACGAACAGTTGGTCAATAGCGAATTTCAGCTCTATAACAACAGGGATGTAAGAGAGTATGTGGATGAGGTTGGCCAACGCCTGGTTCCCGACAGCACTCGTCCAGATATTCCGTATGTATTTCAAGTAGTGCGGGATGATTCGGTCAACGCCTTTGCAACGATGGGCGGTTATGTGTACGTCACCACGGGTCTATTGAAAGCTGCTGACAATGAGGCTGAATTGGCTGGAGTGTTGGGTCACGAAATTGGCCACATTGCGGCGCGTCATTCGGTCAAGCAAATGCGTGAACTGGCGATCGCCCAAGGCATTGCAACTGCTGCAGGACTGGATACGAATACGGCGGTAGCCATCGGGGTTGAACTGGCACTCCGGCGACCCCATAGCCGAGAAGCTGAATTTGAGGCGGATCAGCTCGGCTTGGAAAATATGCGGCAAAGTGGCTATGCGCCGGTTGCGATGGTGACGTTTATGGAAAAGTTGCTGGGTGGGGGTTCCATTCCCGCATTCTTAAGCACCCACCCCGCAACCTCGGATCGAATTGAAGCCCTGAACACCATGATCGACGTCGATACGGCATCGGCAGGGGAAGGCTTAAATGAGTCCAACTATCGTTCTCGGATTAGCGCTTTGCTGTAG